The Bdellovibrio sp. ZAP7 DNA segment TTCGCGGTGCTTGCGATCATTGTTGTCAGTCTTGGGGCTTTCTTGGTAGGGGTTTCGCCTAAAGCGGTGGCAACTTCCTTCGGAGATGGGTACTGGAGTTTGATTCCTTTCACGATGCAAATGGCGATTGTCACTATCTCGGGCTATATCGTGGCGTCATCTCCCCCGGCGGGGAAATTAATTAATTGGCTGGCGAAGTTGCCCAAGACCGAACGTCAGGCAGTGGCCTACGTGGCGTTCTTTACGATCTTGGCTTCCCTTTTAAATTGGGCCTTCAGTTTGGTGTTTGGTGGCTTGTATGTGCGAGCTATTGCTCGTCGCCAGGATTTGCGTGTCGATTATCGTGCAGCGGGTGCCGCAGGGTATTTGGGATTGGGTGCGACTTGGGCCTTGGGGCTTAGTTCTTCGGCAGCGCAGTTGCAAGCCAATGTGGATAGTATTCCGAAATCATTGTTACCGATCACAGGAGTGATTCCCTTTGCCGAGACGATCTTTTTGCCGCAGTCGTTGATTATGTTGGCCGTGTTGTTGATCGTCTCAGTAGTAATTGCTTATTTATCCGCTCCAACTCGTGAGCGCGCGGTGACCGCACAAGATCTGGGTATCGATGTTCAAGATGACGTAGAAAAATCCATAGCTCCACCGAGGCAGCCAGGGGAGTGGTTGGAGTATTCACCCATCCTTACGATCTTGGTTGTGGTCCTGGGCTTTTGGTGGCTGGCGCAGGAGTTCGCGAGTAAAAACGTGATCATGGCGATCTCGAATTTGAATACTTACAACTTTTTATTCCTGATGATGGGGATGCTTTTGACCTGGAGGCCGAAACGCTTTTTGCATTCCGTTGCCAAGTCAGTTCCTTCGGTGGCGGGGATTTTGATTCAGTTCCCGCTGTACGGAAGTATCGCTTATATCCTGACCAAGGCGCCGGGGGCTGATGGTCAGACGTTGTCCCATCATATTTCTAATTTCTTCGTTTCTATTTCCACGAAAGATACTTTCTCGGCATTGATGGGTGTGTACTCGGCGATCCTGGGATTCTTTGTGCCATCCGGTGGTGGTAAGTGGATTATTGAAGCGCCTTACCTGATGCAGGCGGCGAATGAACTTAAAGTCCATTTGGGTTGGACAGTGATGGTTTACAATGCGGCAGAGGCTTTGCCGAATTTGATCAATCCATTCTTTATGATGGCACTCCTTGGAGTGTTGGGATTAAAGGCGCGCGATATCGTGGGTTATACGGTGACTCAGTTGGTGGTGCATGCGCCGCTGGTGATATTCATGCTGTGGGCGCTCGGGGAGACGTTGACGTACCATCCTCCCGTCATACCGTAAAAAGAAAAAGGCAGCTCGAGGCTGCCTTTTTTTATTTCCCGTAAGGAGTTGATCCGCCTTCGGAGCTGACACCGCGGTAAACACGGCTGCCGTCCGCGCGGGCTCTTTCGTTATAGGATTCTTTTTGTTTCGCCTTGGCTGCGGCGTATGCGGCATCACGTTGCGCTTTCAAAGCTTGTTCTTTGGCTTCACGAGTCCACTTGGCGATGTTGTTGCCCTCTTCATTGAGGCGATCCAGCTCTTTCAAAGAAGCGTCTCTTTTAGCTCTGTATTCGCCAGCCACTTTTTTATAGTGTTCAGCTTCGGCTTTCGAGAATTCCATTTGTTTTTGCGCTTTAGCTTTGCGCTCTTCGTTCATTTTGATTTGGCGTTGATATTCTTTCACTTGCACCGTCAGCTGTTCTTTTTCAACACGTGTGCGTTGGGCTTCACGGGCGGCAGCGGCTTCCATGTTTTTTGCTTCTTGAGCAGACTTCAGAGCCTGTTGTTTCATTTGCTCTTTGCGGATCTTTTCGCGAGCCAAGAAGTTCTTTTGTTCTTGGGCGTCGATCTTGGCTTCTTCTGATTGTCCCATGGACATTTCAGCTTCGATGTCGGCATCAAGTTGTGCAAAACTTTGGTGTGAATATGTCATCATCGCAAGAGCGATCAACAAATATTTCATAAGAACTCCCATAGGAGTCATATCGGCTTTGGGCGTATTCGACTGAACGTCCTGAAGTCTGTTTCTCATGCTACAAATGCTATTTTCCGAGGAGAAATCTCAACTTGATACAGGCCTGGACGAGGTGTTTTCGGAGGAAATCCACGAGATTTGCTTAAAAGCTTAGCAGAGCGCCTTTGCTGCCATGAGCTAATTCGGGCCAAATCCTTGAATTTAGAGGGTTTTGGCGGGATATTTGGTCCCTATGAGCACAAGCAAACTCGACTCCATTAAAGAAGCAGCTCTGGCAGCCTTCAAGGCAGCGCCAGGCTCGAAGGAACTTTACGATCTCAAGGTTCAATACCTTGGGAAAAGTGGTTCATTGACTGAAATCATGAAAGAAATGGCATCGCTCCCGAAAGAGGAAAAACCTCTTTTTGGTAAGAAGGTCAATGAAGTGAAAGCAGTTCTTGAAGCTGCTTACACGGAAGCTGAAGAGCAACTAAAAAAATCTGAGATCGGTGCAAAGATGGCAGCTGAAGAGCTGGATCTGACTTTGCCAAGTGCTTCTCGCGCCAAAGGTTCGCAACATCCGGTGAACATGGTGATCGAAGAGATCTTCACGATCATGTCGCGTTTGGGTTACTCTGTGCGCACAGGTCCGGTGATCGAAAAAGATTACTACAACTTTGAAGCCTTGAACATCCCGGCAGATCACCCTGCGCGTGACATGCAAGATACTTTCTTTATCGACAAGACTCATGTGTTAAGAACTCACACCAGTCCCATCCAAATCCACACGATGGAAACTGAAAAGTTGCCGTTGCGTGTGATCGGGACGGGTCCTGTGTTCCGCTGCGATAGCGATATTTCGCATTTGCCGAACTTTCATCAAATCGAAGCATTGTGCGTGGATGAGAAAGTTTCCATGGCGGATCTTAAAGGCACGATCAGTTTCTTCGTTCGTGAATACTTCGGTCCGGGTTTGAAAACTCGTTTCCGTCCAAGCTTTTTCCCCTTCACAGAACCTTCTGCGGAAGTGGATTGCTCTTGCCCCATTTGTAAAGGCAAAGGCTGCAGCTTGTGTAAGCAAACTGGTTGGATTGAGATCGGTGGTTGCGGTCTAGTGAATCCTAAAGTTTTCCAAATGGCGAAAATTGAATATCCCAAATATCAAGGTTTCGCGTTCGGATTTGGTGTTGAGCGTATGGCCATCATCAAGTACGGAATCGAAGACATCCGTTTGTTCCCTGAAAATGACGTTCGTTTCTTAAGGCAGTTTGTAAAATGAAGATCAGTTTAAAATGGCTCCAAGAATATGTAGATGTGAAAGAGTTCTTCGCTAAGCCTGAAGAGCTTGCGGAAACGTTGACTCGCGCAGGTCTTGAGGTTGAAGAGATCACGAACCTTGCGAAAGATTTCAATCACGTGGTGATTGGTCACATCCTTGAAAAAGACAAACATCCGAATGCTGACAAGCTTTCTTTGTGTCGCGTTTCCACTGGTGATGTTGTTCACCAGATCGTGTGCGGTGCTCAAAATCATAAAGCGGGTGACCGTGTGATCGTGGCTTTGCCAGGCGCTGTTTTGCCGGGCAATTTCGCGATTAAAAAATCTGCGGTTCGTGGTGTGGATTCGGCCGGCATGCTTTGCTCTTTGAAGGAGCTGGGCCTGGCGAAAGAATCAGACGGCATTGAAATTTTGCCTGCTGATGCGCCGATTGGTAAGTCCTATGCTGAGTACGGCGGTTACGACGATATCACTTTCGAATTGAAGGTGACTCCGAACCGTGCAGACTGCTTGAGCCACTTTGGTTTGGCTCGTGAAGTGGCATGTTTGCTATCTAAAGAATTAAAATCTCCAAAAGCAGAACCTAAATTGGGTTCCAAGTCTTCTAAGAGCGAAATCGCTTTGGAAGTGAAAGCTTTTGATCTTTGCCCTCGTTACACGGCTCGTGTGATCAAAGGCGTAAAGGTCGGTCCATCTCCAGCTTGGTTGAAACACCGTTTGGAATCTGTGGGCATGAACTCGATCAATAACATCGTCGACGTGACAAACTTCGTGATGATGGAATTGGGTCAACCTCTGCATGCTTTCGATGCGAAATTCATCGGCGGCAAAAAAGTGATCGTGGATCGTGCAACAGCGGGAGAGAAATTCACTACACTGGATGGCACTGAGAAAACTTTGACGGGTGATGAGCTGACGATCCGTGATGCCTCTCATCCAATGTGTTTGGCGGGTGTTATCGGTGGTAAGAACTCTGGCGTTTCTGAA contains these protein-coding regions:
- the pheS gene encoding phenylalanine--tRNA ligase subunit alpha, with protein sequence MSTSKLDSIKEAALAAFKAAPGSKELYDLKVQYLGKSGSLTEIMKEMASLPKEEKPLFGKKVNEVKAVLEAAYTEAEEQLKKSEIGAKMAAEELDLTLPSASRAKGSQHPVNMVIEEIFTIMSRLGYSVRTGPVIEKDYYNFEALNIPADHPARDMQDTFFIDKTHVLRTHTSPIQIHTMETEKLPLRVIGTGPVFRCDSDISHLPNFHQIEALCVDEKVSMADLKGTISFFVREYFGPGLKTRFRPSFFPFTEPSAEVDCSCPICKGKGCSLCKQTGWIEIGGCGLVNPKVFQMAKIEYPKYQGFAFGFGVERMAIIKYGIEDIRLFPENDVRFLRQFVK
- a CDS encoding short-chain fatty acid transporter — translated: MAKSVGTFKTSHLERLASSVTNWAEKWFPDSYIFAVLAIIVVSLGAFLVGVSPKAVATSFGDGYWSLIPFTMQMAIVTISGYIVASSPPAGKLINWLAKLPKTERQAVAYVAFFTILASLLNWAFSLVFGGLYVRAIARRQDLRVDYRAAGAAGYLGLGATWALGLSSSAAQLQANVDSIPKSLLPITGVIPFAETIFLPQSLIMLAVLLIVSVVIAYLSAPTRERAVTAQDLGIDVQDDVEKSIAPPRQPGEWLEYSPILTILVVVLGFWWLAQEFASKNVIMAISNLNTYNFLFLMMGMLLTWRPKRFLHSVAKSVPSVAGILIQFPLYGSIAYILTKAPGADGQTLSHHISNFFVSISTKDTFSALMGVYSAILGFFVPSGGGKWIIEAPYLMQAANELKVHLGWTVMVYNAAEALPNLINPFFMMALLGVLGLKARDIVGYTVTQLVVHAPLVIFMLWALGETLTYHPPVIP